TGACCAGCATGTCGTTGCCGCGCATCGGCAAGGAGTTCGGCCGCGACCACACGACGGTGATGTACGCCGACCGGAAGATCAACCAGCTGCTCGCCGAACGCCGCGCGGTCTTCAACCAGGTCAGCGAGCTCACCAACCGGATCAAGATGCAGGCGCGCCAGGGCTGAGCCCGGCCGGCGTACTACAGGACTCCTGTGGTGCGAGATCGGGCTCGTCGGGCCTGTGAAATTCCTGTGGTTCGACCCCCGGTCTCCTGCACACCCCTGTGCACACCTGCGCACCGCCGGACGAACGACCTCGGCCCGCCCACACCCGGCTGCAGGGGTCCACAGCGACTGCACAGGCTGGACGCACAGGCTCGCGAGCCGCTGACCAGCCACGACGGGAGTTCTCCACAGAATCCCCAACCCCTATGACAACCACTCACCTATCCATGGACGGAATCTCCTCAACAACCATCCGGCCCGCTTCCTGGGGACGAACGCATCGAGGGGCTCCGACACCGCGGGGACAGAAGACCCGGCAGCATGGCAGGATTCACCCACGCTCGAACCACAAGATCCGGAGGAACGAAGTGAAGTTCCGCGTCGACCGCGACGTCTTCGCCGACGCCGTCGCCTGGGCTGCCCGCAGCCTTCCCGTGCGCCCCAGTGCACCCGTGCTCGCCGGCCTCCTGATCGAGGCGACGCCTGAGGGCCTCGTCCTGTCCTCCTTCGACTACGAGACCTCGGCGCGCGCAGAGCTGCGCGCCGACGTCGCCGACGACGGGCGGGTGCTGGTCAGCGGACGCCTGCTGGCCGACATCTGCCGCAGCCTCCCGCACAAGCCGGTCGACTGCGAGCTGGTCGGCGCCAAGCTGGAGATCAAGTGCGGCTCCGGCCGGTTCAGCCTCCAGACCATGCCGGTCGAGGACTACCCCGCGCTGCCGACCGTCCCCGCGCCCAGCGGCGTGGTGAAGGGCGAGGAGTTCGCCCGCGCCGTCTCCCAGGCGGTCACCGCCGCCGGTCGTGACGACATGCTGCCGGTGCTGACCGGCGTCCGGATCGAGATCGAGGGCGACCGGATGTCGCTGCTGGCCACCGACCGGTTCCGGCTCTCCCACCGGGAGCTCACCTGGACCCCGCACCAGACCGACGCCTCGCTCGCCGCGCTGGTCCCGGCCAAGGTGCTCAGCGACACCGCCAAGACCCTGCAGGGCGACGTCACCATCTCGATCGCCGGTGCCGGCGGCGAGGGCATCATCGGCTTCGAGGGCTCCAGCGCCGACGGCGTACGCCGCACCACGACGCGGCTGCTCGACGGGGAGTTCCCCAAGGTGCGCAGCCTGTTCCCGGCCGAGCACCTGACCGTGGCCACCGTCGGCAAGCAGGACCTGATCGACACGGTCAAGCGCGTCGCCCTGGTCGCCGAGCGCAACACCGCGGTCCAGATGAAGTTCGCCGACGGCGAGGTCGTGCTCGACTCCCAGTCCGGCGACGAGGCCCAGGCCACCGAGGCGATCGAGGCCGAGATCAAGGGCGACGAGATCGTCACCGGCTTCAACCCGGCGTACCTGCTCGACGGCCTGAGCGCCCTGGACGGCGAGAAGGTCGACCTGGCGTTCACCCAGGCCTCCAAGCCGGTGGTCATCTCCTCGACCGACGGCGACGGGAGCCAGCACTCCTTCCGCTACCTGCTGATGCCGAGGAGACTTCTCTCCTAGGCATCCCCCGGCGCCGAACGGCGCCGGGTCGCGACCCCACTCGGAGGACCCACGCATGGAGATCGGACTCGTCGGCCTCGGCAAGATGGGCGGCAACATGCGCGAGCGGTTGCGGCG
The window above is part of the Nocardioides campestrisoli genome. Proteins encoded here:
- the dnaN gene encoding DNA polymerase III subunit beta, with product MKFRVDRDVFADAVAWAARSLPVRPSAPVLAGLLIEATPEGLVLSSFDYETSARAELRADVADDGRVLVSGRLLADICRSLPHKPVDCELVGAKLEIKCGSGRFSLQTMPVEDYPALPTVPAPSGVVKGEEFARAVSQAVTAAGRDDMLPVLTGVRIEIEGDRMSLLATDRFRLSHRELTWTPHQTDASLAALVPAKVLSDTAKTLQGDVTISIAGAGGEGIIGFEGSSADGVRRTTTRLLDGEFPKVRSLFPAEHLTVATVGKQDLIDTVKRVALVAERNTAVQMKFADGEVVLDSQSGDEAQATEAIEAEIKGDEIVTGFNPAYLLDGLSALDGEKVDLAFTQASKPVVISSTDGDGSQHSFRYLLMPRRLLS